The Alicyclobacillus macrosporangiidus CPP55 genome segment ACGCCACCGACCAGATGGAGCTCATCCTGGCCGTCCTCATCGGGGCGGGCATGGCCCAACAGCGCGTCACCGACGTGCTCGGCTTCTCCATGCTCGGCACCGGGCTCATCGTCTGCCTGGCGTTCCTCCTGTACCTGGCCTACCGCAACATCATCGCGCACTATCCAATGGGCGGCGGGGCGTACTCCATCGGGCTCAACGACCTGGGCCGCGTCTGGGGTCTGTCGGCGGCCGCGACGCTGATCGTAGGGTACACCTTGACCGTGGCCGTGTCCGTCGCCGCCGGGGTCGACGCCGTCGCCCCCGTGATCCCGTTCGTCGGCGCACACAAGCTGTTCTTCAACGTCCTCCTGACGCTCGTCATCATGTTTGTCAACCTGCGCGGCACGGGCGAATCGGCTGCCGTGTTCGTGCCGTTCACGTACCTGTTCATCGGCTGCATCCTCTTGCTCGGCGCTGGCGCCGCGGTTCAAGCCATCCGCCAACCGGAGGACATCCATCTGCCCACCGCCGCCGGCATGCAGGCGGTGCAAGGGATGTCGCTGTTTTTGTTCCTGAAGATGTTCGCCAACGGGTGCAGCGCCCTGACCGGCGTGGAGGCGGTGTCCAACTCTGTGCCCGTCTTCAAGGAGCCGTCCGTCAAACGGGCGCAGCGCACCCTGCTCGCGTTGATCGTGACCTTGTCGGTGCTGTTTTTCATCGTCTCCACCGTCGCCACCGTGCACGGCCTGCGCTACAACCCGGACGTGCCCCTCATCAACCAGGAGGCCCTCGAGGTCTTCGGCGATCACGGTATCGGTTACGCCGTCACCGTCCTCATCTCGCTGGCGACCATGTGCATCCTCGTGATCGCCGCCAACACCGCCTTCACCGGCTGCCCGGCGCTGTGGTCGACGATGGCCCGGGACGGGTTCATGCCGCGCTGGATGCTGCACAAGGGCGATCGGTTGGTGTACAGCAACGGCATCGTCTTCTTGACGTTCATCTCGCTGCTTCTGACCATCGGATTTGATGCCAAGGTCAGCCGCCTCATCCCGCTGTACGGCGTGAGCGTGTTTTACACCTTTACCATCTCCCAGCTCGGGATGCTGGCGCGCCTGTTGCGTGAGCGGGAGCGAGGCTGGAAGACGCGCCTGGTGCTGAGCGCCTTCGGCGTCCTGATGAGCGGGCTCGCCTGCGCGACCTTCCTGGTGACGCGGTTTTTCGACGGGGCGTGGCTGGTGTTGGTGTGCGTGCCCCTGATGGTCGTGATGTTCATCAAAATCGCGGGCCACTACAAGCAGATCCGGGAGGATCTCCGGTACGACTTCAGCCAGCCGTTCTGCGCGTCTGATCCCGGCATCACCATCGTACCCATCGCATCGGTCAACAAGGCGTCCGTGAACGCGCTGCGATACGCGGTCACCAACTTCAAGAACGTGATCGCCGTGCACGTGGTGACCGGGGACACGGAGGAGGAGATGGGGCACAAGACCAAGAAGATTGAGGAAGAGTGGGAACGGCTGCACAGCGGTGTGCGTCTCATCGTCATCCACTCCCAGTACCGGGCGGTGGCCAAGCGGCTGCAACGGTTCGTGGATTTCGAGCTGCAAAAGTATTCGCCGGAGAACATCACCATCGTGCTGCCGCAGTTCATCACGCGCCGCTGGTGGCACAAGCTGTTGCACAACAAGACCGGCGGAGTGCTCTTGGCTTGGCTCGTCCTGAACAAGTCGGTGAAGGTCGTCACCGTTCCGTACCGGCTGTCGAAATAAAGGAGGGGTGGGGCGCTGCACTACGCTTCTGCTTCGCAAGCCGCTTCGTGCCGCGCCCCACTCCCTTACCGTTACGTAGACACATCACCCCATCCTCCCATTGTACCCACACGCTCATCCGCTGGCGGGCGTTTCACTCCGTTCGTGCTGCGCAAGACACTTCGTGAAACGCCCACGCAGTATGAGCGGAGCGAAGCACCTTCTTCACTTCGCGGCCTCGCGAAACGCTATCCCCTTCGGCAAGGGTTGGGCGGGGCGCGGAGCGGCTTGCGCAGCAGAAGCGGAGCGCCCCGACCTACCCGTACAAAAAAAGGGCCACCCGGACACCGGGTGGCAAAACACCTCCGCACAGGCCAACAATTGGCACAGGGCAGGAAACGGCACGAACCACGCTTGCGCGCTGCTCGCACCAAGGGGTTAAGGGTTGATATTACAGTAACACAACCCCGCCTGTCCGCCATGGGCCTTTTGCCCTCACCCATATGGGACTTTTGCCCCGTCTCCGGTCAGCGCGCCGGCGACGACCCCACCTTCACGACGCTTTCCGTCTGGTACAGCACCTTCGAATACGGCGGCACGCTCTCCGTGATCCAGGCGTTGCTGCCGATCACGCTGTGATGCCCAATCACCGTCTCCCCGCCGAGGACCGTCGCGTTGGCGTAGATGACGACCCCGTCCTCCACCGTCGGATGGCGCTTGGTCTTGCGCACCATGAAGCCCTCCTCGTCGCGCGGGAAGTACAGCGCGCCGATGGTGACCCCTTGGTACAGCTTCACGTGGTTGCCGACCACTGCCGTCTCCCCGATGACGATGCCGGTGCCGTGATCAATCATGATGCCACGCCCGATGGTCGCCCCGGGGTGAATGTCGATCCCAGTGGCGCTGTGCGCATACTCGGTCATCATCCGAGGCAACAGCGGAATTTCCAGGCGGTGCATGACGTTCGCGACCCGGTAGACCAACAGGGCAAACAGGCCGGGATAGGTGAGGATCACCTCGTCGTAGCCGGTCGCGGCCGGGTCGCTGTTGTACGTCTCGACGATGTCATCGTACAGCATCTCCTGAACCTGCGGCAGTGCCGCCAACACCTGATCCGCCTTATCCTCTGCAAACGCCCGCGTTTCAGGCGTACCGTCCTGGTCAATGCACTTTTGGAAGACGGCACGGTGGATCTGCCCAGCCATCCCCCGGTGCAGGAGGTCCATGCACGCCTCCAGGCTCTGCCCTTCCGGCGGCCTGAAATAGTTGGGCAGCATCACACAGCGGAGGCGTTCAATCATCGCCTGAATGGCGTCCGGCTCTGGATGACACACCCGGCCCTTGAACCACTGGCAGCTCTGCTCCTGCAACCGACGCGCGATCTCCGCTCGCTTGGACATATCATTCCCTCCCGTCCCGCACCGCTTCCTCGCCGGCCCGCCCACACAGGGCGTTCGAGTGGCCCGCCGGGTCTGATCGGCCCGCCGTCCCCCCGAGATTGACACCGTCCGGCCCGCGGTGTAGATTGCACTTGAGCACCGCAAAGGGGATTTCGTCATGGACAAACGCGATATCGTCCAACTGCTGCATCGCCAAAACTTCCGCCTGACCCGGGAACGGGAAGCCCTGCTGGAGTTGTTGATGCGCACCGAAAAGATGTTCACCGCCGCCGAGTGGCATGCGCTGGCGCAGCAGGAACACGTTCGGGTCGGATTAACCACAGTATACAGGTTGCTCGAGGTCCTGACAAAGGTGGGGTTGGCCACTCCGTTTTTGGTCGAGGGCAGCGTTTACTACGCGTTTTGCGCCGGCCAACACCATCACCACTTCGTCTGCCTTGCCTGCCACCATGTCGAAGACCTGTACGAATGCCCGGTCTTTCACCATCTGCCCGAAGGCTGCCAAGTGCATCACCACAAGGTCGATCTCTTCGGCATCTGTCCCGCCTGCCAAAACCAGACAGCGGCGGGGTGCGGTCCCCACTGACCGCACCCCGCCGCATCCCGACACCACCGCAGCACGCCTCGCCCCGGCTTCACGCCTCGCCCGCCAGCGTCAACCCCAAATACACCCCGTTGAGGGTGAGGACCACCAGGGAGATGGCCAACGCCAGTCCCGTGACCCAAGGCCTGTTGACGAGCGGCCCCATCAGCTTCGGGTTGCGCGTGAACCACACCAAGGCCAAGAGCGGCGCCGGCAGGGCGAGACTCAACACCACCTGGCTGAGCACCAGGGCATGCATCGGATCGACCCCGGCGCCGATGATGACCAGGGTCGGCAGCATGGTGACCACCCGCCGCACCCATACGGGGATGCGAAAGCCGACGAACCCCTGCATGATCACCTGTCCCGCCATCGTCCCCACGGTGGAGCTGGACAACCCCGACGCCAACAGCGAGATGAGGAACACCCACGCCGCCGCCGGGCCGAGCAGCGGTTGCAAGGTTCGGTACGCCTCGTCAATGCTGGCGATCCCGGTGTACCCCGCGCCGTGAAACGTCGCCGCGGACATGTACATCATCGCCAGGTTGACAAGGCCAGCCACCGTCATTGCCACCATCACGTCGATGCGTTGGAACCGGTAGATCCGCACCGCCTCGTCTTCCGTTCGCGGCTCGATACGCCGCTGCGTCAGCCCGGAGTGCAGGTACACGGCGTGCGGCATGACGGTCGCCCCGATGATGCCGACCGCCAGCATGACGCTCTCCCGGCCTCCCATCCACGGGGTCACCGCGTGGCGAGCGACCATCCCCCAGTCGGGCTGCGACAGGACCGTCTCGGCCAGGTAACAGAGGGCAATCACACCGAGCAGCGCCCCGATGACCAATTCCAGTGGCCGGAATCCAAAGCGATCGAGCGTCAGCATCAGATAGGTGACGACGCCCGTCACCACGGCCGCCGGCAACAGCGGGATGTGAAGCATCAGGTTTAATGCCAGGCTGGCGCCGAGAAACTCGGCCAGGTCGGTGGCCATCGCCGCCACCTCCGCGATCAACCACAGCAGCACCGACACCCACGCCGGCAGATGCTCCCGGCAAAGCTCCGGCAGGTTTTTGCCCGTGGCGAGCCCCAGTTTGGCGGACAGGTTTTGAATCACCATCGCCATCAGGTTGGCGGCCAGCACCACCCACAACAGGTTGTATCCAAACTCCGAACCGCTCTCGATGTTGGTTGCGAAGTTGCCGGGATCGACATACGCGATGGCAGCGATCATCGACGGTCCCAAAAACGGCAACACCGCCCGCAGACCGCGCCGCTTCCCAGCCAGGGCTTGGCGACCCGCCAACACCGCCCGGCTGTCGCGCCGCCCGGCCTGCTGCCGTTGCGAAACCACCAAACCTTCCATCGTCTCCACGTCCTCTCTACGTCCGACCGGAGGCGCGCCGTTCCGCGCCCGCCCGAAAAAGTTTCGTCCGCGACAAGATGTTTCCCAAGGGAAACTTTCTGACTATGATTATATGCAGCTGGGCGGGAAATGTGAAGTACTCATTCCAGGCCGCGTGCCGGCAGCGCCCTTCCCCTTGTCGGGGCGACGGGCCTGCCGTATGATTACGAGGAGATTTGAACATGCCGGCGTGCCCGCCTCGTGTGCAGGGCTACGGGGCTCTCCATGATCCCGGGCGGCGCGCCACACGACCGGAGGTGGAGGATGAACGCATTTGACAAGACGGTGTTTCACGCGCTGAATCAGTATGCCGGCCATTCCGCGCTCGATCCGGTGATGAAGTTCTTCGCCCAGTACTCCCTGGAGATGTACGCCCTCATCTTCATCGTGGCTTGGTTTGCGCTCCCGCGCCAGGACGAAGATCGGCGGCATGCGCTGGTGATTGCCGCGGCCGGCGGCGTGTTGGCGCTGCTGATCAACGCCGTCATCGGCGCCATCTGGTACCGGCCGAGGCCCTTCGTGGCGATGCCGAACGAGGCACACCGCATCATCCCGCACGCGGTGGACGCCTCCTTCCCGAGCGACCACGTGTCGGGCGGCTTCGGCTTCACCAGCGGCGCGTGGGGAGCTGCTCCCTCCTGGGTGAGCGGGGCGTTTCTCGTCGTCTCCCTGATCACCATGGTGGCCCGGGTGTACGTCGGCGTCCACTGGCCCACCGACGTTTTGGGCGGCCTGGTCGTCGGGGTGATCGCCGGCCGCATCGCCCACCTGCTGTCCGGTCCGCTCTGGCTGGTGACGAGCGGGCTGTTGCGGCTCTTCCGCATGGGCCACTACGCACGCCGCCGCCGCTATGGCCGCTGACGCCGCAGGCGGTCTCAACAACCATGCGGCCAGACCGCGGTGCGCCGGAGTTTTCCGGGCGGCTGGCCCCATCGCGGACCAGGTCATCGGCCGCGGGAGGCATGCCCCCCGCGGACGCGGTGGTATAATGTCCCTGACGCGTCACCCAGAAAGGAGCGCATGGGGATTGTCCACCTTTGACCAGTACCTGTCTGAACACCGGGAGCAACACCTGGAAGAGCTCCGGAAGTTCCTGCGCATTCCCAGCATCAGCACCCTCTCCGATCACAGGGCAGACGTGCGGCGAGCGGCCGAGTTCTTGGCCGAGCAGGCCAGAGCCATCGGCTTCGAGCATGTCGAGCTGCTTGAAACCCCACGCCACCCCGTTTTGTACGCCGACTGGCTGCACGCCCCAGGGCAACCGACCGTGCTTGTCTACGGCCACTACGACGTCCAGCCGGTCGATCCGCTCCACCTCTGGAAGTCTCCTCCCTTTGAACCCGAGATCCGCGACGGCAAGCTGTACGCCCGCGGCGCCAGCGACGACAAGGGCCAGGTGTTCATGCACCTCAAATCGTTCGAGGCGCTGTTACGCACGACGGGATCGCTGCCCGTCAACGTCAAGCTGTGCATCGAGGGCGAGGAGGAGATCGGCAGCCCGCACCTGCCCCAGGTGCTCGCAGCGCATCAGGAGCGGTTCCAGGCGGACGTCATCGTCATCTCCGACACGCCGATGCTCGCACCCGGACAGCCCGCCGTCTGCTACGGCCTGCGCGGCCTGGCGGCCCTGGAGGTGCACGTCTGCGGCGCGAACAGCGACCTGCACTCCGGCCTGTATGGCGGCATGGTGCAAAACGCGGTGCACGCCCTCGTCGAGGTCCTCGCCTCCATGCGCGGGCCCGACGGGCGCGTCCAGGTGGCCGGCTTCTATGACGGCGTCCAGCCGCTCAGCGCCGAGGAGCGCCAGGCGTTCGCCGATCTTGACTTTGACGAGATGGCGACCGCCCGGGCCCTCGGCGTCGAGACCCTGTTTGGCGAAGCCGGATACACCGCCCTGGAGCGGGTGTGGGCCCGGCCGACCCTCGAGGTCAACGGCATTTACGGCGGCTTCCAAGGCGAGGGGACGAAGACCGTCATCCCGAACGAGGCCCATGCCAAGATCACCTGCCGCCTCGTGCCCGATCAAGACCCGGTGCGCATCCAGCAGCTCATTCGGCAGCACGTGCTGACCCACCTGCCGCCGGGCGCCCGCGCCGAGGTGACCCTGCAGGATACCGGCCGTCCCTACGTGACGCCGTTCCACCACCCGGCCATCCAACTGGCCGCAAAGGCCTACGAAGCGGCCTACGGGGTGCCGGCCTCGTTCATCCGGATGGGCGGGTCCATCCCGGTGGTCGAGGTGTTCGATCGCCTCGTCGGCGCGCCGGTCGTCCTGATGGGCTTCGGCCTGCCGGACGAGAACTTCCACGCCCCGAATGAACACTTCTCGCTGGACAACTTCGACAAGGGGCTGCGCGCCCTGTGCCGGTACTGGACAGGCCTGCCGGATGCCCTGCGCGGGTGAGCCGGAAAGCGAAAAAGCCCGCCTTGGCGCATCTCGCGCCGGGGCGGGCTTTTTCGCTGCACCCGCGCCGCTCTGCCGCGGCTCGTCCCGGTGGGACACCGGTCCGGACAGCGGGAGAAGCGAGGCGGGCGTTTGGTCCGTCAACGGTCGAACTGGCGGTTGATCTCCTCTTCCACGTACGGGTTGAGGATGCGCACGTGCGTGCCCTTCATGCCGAGGGACCGGCTCTCGATGGTCCCCGCGCTCTCCAGCTTGCGGATGCTGTTGACGATGACAGAGCGCGTCACGCCATGCTCGTCCGCGATCTGCGAGCTGACCACAATCCCGTCCGGGGATTCGTGAATCGCGTCCATCAGATACTTGGCCGCCTGCAGCTCCGAGTAGCTGAGAGACTCCACCGCCAGGTGCGCCAGGGCGCGCTGACGGCTCTCCTCTTCCTTGTGCTGCTGGCGCGCGTGCACGATCTCGAGGGCGACGATGGTGGCGCTGTACTCAGCCAGGACCATGTCCTCGTCGTCAAACGGGCTGGAGGAACGGGCGAACACCAGGGTGCCCTGCCGTTCACGCGCCGCGATGACGGGAGCGATGCTGATGTACTTGGAGCGGAACGACTCATTCTCCTCCTCGGAGAACACGTAAAACGGCTCCTTGTCCTCCAGGTTCGCCACGGTCTGCTCGATGCGCAAGAGATGTTTGTTGAAATCGCCGGGGAACCGCTTCTCCTCGGTCATGATGCGCACCCATTCTTCGGTGAGCGCATGCTCGTACACGCCGTACCCGAGGATCTTGCCTTTGCGCCCGACGATGTACACGTTGCAGGACATCACGCGGCTGAGAAATTCCGCGACTTCGTGAAAATCCACCTGAACACTGGAGGAACGCAACAGTTGTCCGAGCTCTTGAACCTTCTGCAGCAGCTTCACACACCATTCTCCTAACCTTGCGATTTGATGACGACGCGCGGCCGCCAGGGGCCCAATGGGCACCAGGAAATACTTTACCACATAACATTCTGATTACTGGACAGCCGCTTTAAACATTTTTGGTACAGATATGCGAACAACTTGTGTCAACGACCCAGTTCCAGACTCGCAGCCGCATCGGGGAGATACACCTCCGTCTGTTGATGGACCACCCGGGACACGACCGCGAGCCCGTCCGTCAGGAGCATCGACGACTCCACGCGGCCCCCGCACGCCAGTGCCATGTGCTGGAGCGACTCCAAGTCCAGCGCCGGCCGCCTGGCCGCGGCGGTCGCCCAGGAGAGAAAGCTGTCGCGATCGAAATCCGACAACTGATGCCGATCGCAGTAGGCCTGCGCCGCCCACGGGTTCATCTGGCGGGTTGGATTCAGTACAATCACCTGGCCGCCTGGACGGCACACGCGGAGCATCTCCGCCAGGGCCCTCGCCGGATCGCTGAGCAGATGGAACACGTCGATGCACGTCACCCAGTCGAAGCTCGCA includes the following:
- a CDS encoding APC family permease codes for the protein MMDTIHTLKRWLVGRPLKTREQAHVKIGVLKGMALMTPDALSSVAYATDQMELILAVLIGAGMAQQRVTDVLGFSMLGTGLIVCLAFLLYLAYRNIIAHYPMGGGAYSIGLNDLGRVWGLSAAATLIVGYTLTVAVSVAAGVDAVAPVIPFVGAHKLFFNVLLTLVIMFVNLRGTGESAAVFVPFTYLFIGCILLLGAGAAVQAIRQPEDIHLPTAAGMQAVQGMSLFLFLKMFANGCSALTGVEAVSNSVPVFKEPSVKRAQRTLLALIVTLSVLFFIVSTVATVHGLRYNPDVPLINQEALEVFGDHGIGYAVTVLISLATMCILVIAANTAFTGCPALWSTMARDGFMPRWMLHKGDRLVYSNGIVFLTFISLLLTIGFDAKVSRLIPLYGVSVFYTFTISQLGMLARLLRERERGWKTRLVLSAFGVLMSGLACATFLVTRFFDGAWLVLVCVPLMVVMFIKIAGHYKQIREDLRYDFSQPFCASDPGITIVPIASVNKASVNALRYAVTNFKNVIAVHVVTGDTEEEMGHKTKKIEEEWERLHSGVRLIVIHSQYRAVAKRLQRFVDFELQKYSPENITIVLPQFITRRWWHKLLHNKTGGVLLAWLVLNKSVKVVTVPYRLSK
- the epsC gene encoding serine O-acetyltransferase EpsC; protein product: MSKRAEIARRLQEQSCQWFKGRVCHPEPDAIQAMIERLRCVMLPNYFRPPEGQSLEACMDLLHRGMAGQIHRAVFQKCIDQDGTPETRAFAEDKADQVLAALPQVQEMLYDDIVETYNSDPAATGYDEVILTYPGLFALLVYRVANVMHRLEIPLLPRMMTEYAHSATGIDIHPGATIGRGIMIDHGTGIVIGETAVVGNHVKLYQGVTIGALYFPRDEEGFMVRKTKRHPTVEDGVVIYANATVLGGETVIGHHSVIGSNAWITESVPPYSKVLYQTESVVKVGSSPAR
- a CDS encoding Fur family transcriptional regulator — its product is MDKRDIVQLLHRQNFRLTREREALLELLMRTEKMFTAAEWHALAQQEHVRVGLTTVYRLLEVLTKVGLATPFLVEGSVYYAFCAGQHHHHFVCLACHHVEDLYECPVFHHLPEGCQVHHHKVDLFGICPACQNQTAAGCGPH
- a CDS encoding Nramp family divalent metal transporter — its product is MEGLVVSQRQQAGRRDSRAVLAGRQALAGKRRGLRAVLPFLGPSMIAAIAYVDPGNFATNIESGSEFGYNLLWVVLAANLMAMVIQNLSAKLGLATGKNLPELCREHLPAWVSVLLWLIAEVAAMATDLAEFLGASLALNLMLHIPLLPAAVVTGVVTYLMLTLDRFGFRPLELVIGALLGVIALCYLAETVLSQPDWGMVARHAVTPWMGGRESVMLAVGIIGATVMPHAVYLHSGLTQRRIEPRTEDEAVRIYRFQRIDVMVAMTVAGLVNLAMMYMSAATFHGAGYTGIASIDEAYRTLQPLLGPAAAWVFLISLLASGLSSSTVGTMAGQVIMQGFVGFRIPVWVRRVVTMLPTLVIIGAGVDPMHALVLSQVVLSLALPAPLLALVWFTRNPKLMGPLVNRPWVTGLALAISLVVLTLNGVYLGLTLAGEA
- a CDS encoding phosphatase PAP2 family protein codes for the protein MNAFDKTVFHALNQYAGHSALDPVMKFFAQYSLEMYALIFIVAWFALPRQDEDRRHALVIAAAGGVLALLINAVIGAIWYRPRPFVAMPNEAHRIIPHAVDASFPSDHVSGGFGFTSGAWGAAPSWVSGAFLVVSLITMVARVYVGVHWPTDVLGGLVVGVIAGRIAHLLSGPLWLVTSGLLRLFRMGHYARRRRYGR
- a CDS encoding dipeptidase, translated to MSLTRHPERSAWGLSTFDQYLSEHREQHLEELRKFLRIPSISTLSDHRADVRRAAEFLAEQARAIGFEHVELLETPRHPVLYADWLHAPGQPTVLVYGHYDVQPVDPLHLWKSPPFEPEIRDGKLYARGASDDKGQVFMHLKSFEALLRTTGSLPVNVKLCIEGEEEIGSPHLPQVLAAHQERFQADVIVISDTPMLAPGQPAVCYGLRGLAALEVHVCGANSDLHSGLYGGMVQNAVHALVEVLASMRGPDGRVQVAGFYDGVQPLSAEERQAFADLDFDEMATARALGVETLFGEAGYTALERVWARPTLEVNGIYGGFQGEGTKTVIPNEAHAKITCRLVPDQDPVRIQQLIRQHVLTHLPPGARAEVTLQDTGRPYVTPFHHPAIQLAAKAYEAAYGVPASFIRMGGSIPVVEVFDRLVGAPVVLMGFGLPDENFHAPNEHFSLDNFDKGLRALCRYWTGLPDALRG
- the codY gene encoding GTP-sensing pleiotropic transcriptional regulator CodY encodes the protein MKLLQKVQELGQLLRSSSVQVDFHEVAEFLSRVMSCNVYIVGRKGKILGYGVYEHALTEEWVRIMTEEKRFPGDFNKHLLRIEQTVANLEDKEPFYVFSEEENESFRSKYISIAPVIAARERQGTLVFARSSSPFDDEDMVLAEYSATIVALEIVHARQQHKEEESRQRALAHLAVESLSYSELQAAKYLMDAIHESPDGIVVSSQIADEHGVTRSVIVNSIRKLESAGTIESRSLGMKGTHVRILNPYVEEEINRQFDR
- a CDS encoding class I SAM-dependent methyltransferase: MGRIQDPVDFFDMVGQTDWHRAMQRTLIHWMGVHDSHRLLDVGCAAGWFAMQVSPRCQWVTGLDISPEMVRRAELNAQDYRLDNVSFVVGDARDIPLPDASFDWVTCIDVFHLLSDPARALAEMLRVCRPGGQVIVLNPTRQMNPWAAQAYCDRHQLSDFDRDSFLSWATAAARRPALDLESLQHMALACGGRVESSMLLTDGLAVVSRVVHQQTEVYLPDAAASLELGR